The Aliidongia dinghuensis genome contains the following window.
GCGGTCAGGGGCGGAGTGTCGCCTCAGGATCTAAAAAAGGTTAAACAAGATCGTCTTGGGAGTTATTTGAAACTTGTGGTGGTTGTTTTGTTTGCTGGTACGATGATGCTTTTGGCTTGCAAGCGAGAAATCTCCTAGATCAAAGCCCGCTTTGTCGAGCGACACTGTCCTGTGTATTGAAGTAGGAGCCGCTCCGCGCCGGGCGCGGGTGGACAGCGGCTTGGGCGCGGCCCTATATGAGGGGCATGGAACCCGTACCCTTCGCCAAGATGCACGGATTGGGCAACGACTTCGTCGTGATCGACGGGCGCGTGCGGCCGATCCGTGTGTCCGAGGCGGCGGCGCAGGCGATCGGTGATCGCCATACCGGCGTCGGGTTCGACCAGCTGATCGTGCTCGAGCCGCCCCAGTCCGCGGATGCGGACGTCTTCATGCGCATCTTGAATTCCGACGGCAGCGAGGCCGGCGCCTGCGGCAACGCCACGCGCTGCGTCGTCTCCAAGGTGCTAGGCGAAAGCGGGCGCGAGCGGATCGTGATCGAGACTATCTCGGGCCTGCTGCCGGCCGAGCGCGCGGCCATGGGCGAGATCACGGTCGACATGGGCCCGGCCCGGCTCGACTGGCGCGACGTGCCCTTGGCTGAGCCGATGGACACGCTTGCCGTGCCGGTCGGCCTGCCCGAGCTGGGCGATGCCACGTGCTCGTCCATGGGCAATCCGCACGCGACCTTCTTCGTGCCCGATCTCGACGCCGTCGACATGGCGCGGCTCGGGCCGCAGCTCGAGCATCACCGGCTGTTCCCGGCGCGCGCCAATATCGGCTTCGCCCAAGTCGTGGCGCCGGGCCGTATCCGCCTGCAGGTCTGGGAGCGCGGCGCCGGCCTGACGCTCGCCTGTGGGTCGGGCGCCTGCGCCACCCTCGTCGCCGCCGCGCGGCGGGGCTTGACCGGCCGCAAGGCCGAGATCCTGGTCAAGCACGGGCGGCTCGTCATCGAGTGGCGCGAGGACGGCCATGTGCTGATGACCGGGCCGGTCGCGACCAGCTTCACCGGCACGCTCGACCCGGCGCTGTTCGCCGGGACCAACTGATCCGCCCATGTCTGACCGGTCCATGTCTGGCTTGCCCGGGGCCGGGCTGGAACTGCTGACCTTCGGCTGTCGGCTCAATATCTACGAGTCCGAGGTCATGCGGCGGCTGGCCGGCGAGGCGGGCCTCGCCGATGCGGTCATCGTCAACACCTGTGCCGTGACGGCCGAGGCGGAGCGCCAGTCGCGCCAGGCGATCCGCCGCGCCCACCGGCGCCGGCCGGAGGCGCCGATCATCGTCACCGGCTGCGCCGCCCAGCTGCATCCCGACCGCTTCGCCGCCATGCCCGAGGTCGCACGCGTGCTGGGCAACGGCGAGAAGCTGACGGCCGCCGCCTGGGACCCCGGTGCCGCGCCGCTGATGGTCGGCGATGCCCAGGCGCTGAGCGAGACGGCAAGCCATCTCCTTGACGGGTTCGACGGCCATGCCCGCGCCTTCCTGCAGGTGCAGCAGGGCTGCGACCACCGCTGCACCTTCTGCATCATTCCGCTGGCGCGCGGGCCGAACCGGTCCGTGCCGGTCGGCCAGATCGTGGCCCAGGCGCAGGCGCTGGTCGAAGCCGGCTATCGCGAGCTGGTGCTGACCGGCGTCGATCTCACCGCCTATGGCGCCGACCTGCCGGGCTGCCCGACGCTGGGCCAGATGGTCCGGCGCCTGCTGGCGCTGGTGCCGGCGCTGCCGCGGCTCCGGCTCTCCTCGCTCGATCCGGTCGAGATCGACGAGGATCTGTGGCGCCTCGTCGCCGAGGAGCCGCGGCTGATGCCGCATCTGCACCTGTCGGTCCAGGCCGGCGACGATCTCGTGCTGAAGCGGATGAAGCGCCGGCATGGCCGCGCTGACGTACTCAAGGTCGCCGACCGGGCGCGTGCGTCGCGGCCGGGTGTGGCGCTCGGCGCCGACCTGATCGCGGGCTTCCCGACGGAGAGCGAGGCGGCGTTCCAGCGCACGCTCGATCTGGTCGACGAGGCGGGCCTGACCCACCTCCACGTCTTTCCGTTCAGCGCCCGCGCCGAGACGCCGGCCGCGCGCATGCCGCCGGTGCCGGGCGACCAGGTCCGTGAGCGTGCGGCCCGGCTCCGCGCCAAGGGCGCCGAGGTTCAGGCGGGTTTTCTCGCGCGTGCCGTCGGCACGGTCGCGGAGGTCTTGATGGAGCGGGGCGGGATCGGCCATACCGCCCACTACGCGCCGCTCCGGCCCGACCGGCCGGTCGCGGTGGGCCACCTGTTCCGGGCACGGGTGACGGCGGTCGATGGAGATCAGTTGGTGGGAGAAGTCGAGTGAGCGAAGGCGGCAGCTGGCTGCAACGGTTGAAGCGCGGCCTTGGCCGGTCCTCGACGAAGCTCAGCGAGGGGATCGTCGGCATCTTCACCAAGCGGCGCCTCGATGACGAGACGCTGGACGAGCTCGAGGAACTGCTGATCCAGGCCGACATGGGCATCACGATTGCCGACGAGGTGACGACGCGCCTGCGCAAGACCCGATTCGGCCAGGAAGTGACGCCGGAGGAGATCCGGGCAGCACTCGCCGAGGTCATCGTCGAGCTGATTGACCCGATCGCAAAGCCGCTCAAGATCGATGCCAAGCTCAAGCCGCACGTCGTGCTGGTCGTCGGCGTCAACGGCAGCGGCAAGACGACGACGATCGGCAAGTTCGCGAAGTCCTATCGCGATGCCGGCCTCAAGGTGCATCTGGCGGCCGGCGACACCTTCCGCGCCGCGGCGGTCGAGCAGCTCAAGATTTGGGCCGAGCGCACGGGTTGCCCGATCACGACCCGGCCGACCGGCGCCGACGCCGCGGGCCTGGCACTCGACGCCTACAATGCCGCGAAAGCTGAGGGCGCCGACCTGCTGCTGATCGACACCGCCGGGCGGCTGCAGAATCGCACGGACCTCATGGCCGAGCTGCAGAAGATCGTGCGCGTCCTGAAGAAGGGCGACCCGGCGGCGCCGCACAGCGTGCTCCTGGTGCTGGACGCGACGGTCGGCCAGAACGCCCATGCCCAGGCCGAGACGTTCCGCGACATGGTCGGCGTTACCGGCATCGTCATGACCAAGCTCGACGGCACGGCGCGAGGCGGCGTGCTCGTCAGCCTCGCCGAGCGCTACGGCATCCCGGTCCACGCGATCGGCGTCGGCGAGACGGCGGAGGACCTGCGCCCGTTCGAGGCGACCGCCTTCGCGCGGAGCCTGGTGGGATTGGAAGGGTAGCTCTCCCGCGAACGCCCCTGCATCGTCACGCCCGGGGATGACGGGTGATTTGCTGTGCTCAGATGGGCGTCAGGCGTAAAGGTCGACGAGCTTGCCGCGGCGCCGGTCGTCCTGCTCCGGTTTGCTGCCGGTCTCGTTCTTCGCTTCCTTGGCGTTGCCACCCTTTTCGTTCGCGGTCACGGCGATGGCCGGAACCGGCACGGCCGAGCCCTGGGCGACCTGAACCTGCGTCGGCAGCACGGTCGGCTGTGGCGGAGGGGGCGGGATCGCATGGGCGAGGGCGACCGACATCGAACGTTCCAGGTTAGGGCTACGAGATCATAGCATCGATCGATTGCGACGAGAAGTGGCGCTCCCTACCGGGGTTTCGCGGACGGGGCGACTATGTCATTGGACGACAATTTTCGTTCGTTTAACACTTTCTCAAGCCGCTGGATCGGATATTGTACTGATGATAGGCGCAGATGAATTGCATTGAATGCCGAATAAATTACGCGGGCCTAGTCGCCTTGGTGTTCACGTTCGTTCCAGGATTGCCGGAACCGACGGGCAATCCTTCAGGGTATCGTAATGTCGAAGGTTGAGCGGGACGATCTCGAATATCTTTTCGAGCTGGCGCGGGACAAAACCGTCGCAGGGCGACGGATGCTGGTCGCGACGATCGGCGATCTGTTCTTTTCCCAACATGACGTCCTGACCGACCGCGAGCGGTCGCTCATGACCGAGATCCTGCGGCAGCTGATTCACGACGTGGAAGTCTCGGTGCGTCGGGCGCTGGCCGAGCGCCTGGCGGAGCAGCCGCTGGCGCCGTCCGATCTTGTGGTGGCGCTCGCGAACGACGAGATCGAGGTCGCCCACCCGCTGCTGGTCAACAGCGACGTGCTGCAGGATCTCGAGCTGATCGAGATCATCCGCAACCGTACGCTCGAGCATCAGCTCGCCATCGGTATCCGCAAGTCGCTCTCGGAGGAGGTTGCCGACGCGCTGGTCGCGACGGAGAGCGTCGACGTCATCAAGACGCTGCTTGAGAATCACAACGCCCGGATCTCGCAGCGGACGATGGAATATCTGGTCGAACAGTCGCAGCGCGTCGACACGTACCAGAATCCGCTGCTGCGCCGGCCCGATCTCGAGACGACGCTCGCCAAGCGCATGTACTGGTGGGTCTCCGCGGCACTCCGTTCCTATATTCTCGAGCGGTACGAGGTCGATCCGGCCGAGCTCGACGAGACGATGGAATCGACGGTCAAGGCGCTGACCGAGAACGAGGGCGCGCAGCGGCCGAAGGCGGTGGAGCTCGCCGACGAGCTGGCGGCACGCCAGGAGATCACGCCCGCGCTGATCGTAAAGACGCTGCGCGAGGGCGAGGTGGCGTTGTTCGCCGCCCTCTTCGGCAAGTTCACCGGCATCCGCCTGCAGCTGGTCCAGCGCATGCTGTTCGAGCCGGGCGGCGAAGGGCTGGCGATCGCCTGCAAAGGCAGCGGCATCGACAAGTCGACCTTCGCCTCGATCTATGTGCTGACCCGCAAGGCGCGAGGGCGCGATTCGGTCAATCACCTGGCCGACATGGCCGGCATCCTCGGCCTCTATGACCGGATCAAGGACGATGCGGCGGGCATGCTGCTGAAGAAGTGGCAGCGCGATCCGAACTTCCTGCGGGCCATCTGGCAGATCGAGCAGCCGCAGCGCGCGCCGACCAGGCACTGACGACCGAGGGGTGCCGATGTGTCGTCCTTGCCGCGCGCCGAAGAAAAGCCGCTGAGGGCACCGGCCGAGCCGGTGGCCGCCGCCGCCGAATCGCTGGACAGGCTCGATGCGGCGTGCCGGGACGTGCTCGATCTGGTCGGGCTCGATTTCCTCGCGCGCGGCGGCGCCATCCTCGTGACCGATCCCATGGGCCGCGTGCTATGGAGCAACCTCGCCTGGCGTGACCTGGCCCAGCGCCTGGTACCGCGGGCAGACGCCGCCGTGCTGCCACCCTGGCCGCTCGCCGAGGTGATCCGCGGGCTCGCGCGTGGGATCACCCATCTGCGTGAGGATGCGATCGAAACCGCGACCGGTCGCGAGACGATCTGTTCCGAGCATTGGGGTGCCTTCCGCGCCGACGGCACGCTCGTCGGCATCGCTTCCGCGGTCAGCGAATCGTCCCTGACCGGCCGGCTGAAGCAACAGCTGGCCGCGGCGGAAGACCGGCTCGACGACGTCGCCCGGCTCGTGTCCGATTGGATCTGGGAGACCGGGCCGGATCTGGTGCTGACCGCCGTCTCCTCGCGGGTCAACGAGCTCCTGGGCTTTCATCCGCGCGAACTCATCGGCCGGCATCTGCTCGATCTCGGCCGGTTCGTCGACGACCAGGGCGAGCCGGCGCTGAGCCCGCTCGAGGCGCTGCAGCCGCGACCATTTCGCGACAAGCCGTTCCTGATGCGCCATGCGAACGGGTCCGAACGTCATTGCCGGATGGCCGGGCTGCCGGTGTTCGATCCCGAGACCGGCCGGTTCCACGGTTTCCGCGGGACGAACCGCGACGTGACGGCGGAAGCGATGGCGCTCGGCATGGTGGCACAGTCGCGCACCCAGCTGACCCAGGCGATCGACAGCATCTCGGACGGCTTCGCGCTGTTCGACAACAACGAGCGGCTGCTGCTGTGCAATCAGCGCTTTCTCGCCATGTATCCGCGGAGCGCCAAGCGCATCCATGTCGGCGAGACGTTCCGGACCATCGTCGAGACCTCGTTCGAATGCGGCGACCTGGCCGACAGCGATGCGGCCCGCCGGCTCATGGCGATCACGCTGACCGACCGGGCCCGGGCGCTTGGCTCGATCGAGTACGAGCTGGCGGACGGGCGCTGGATCCGGGCGACCGATCGCATGACCGGCGACGGATCGATCGTCAGCATCCGCACCGACATCACGGAGCTGAAGCGGCGTGAGCACGCGCTGTTCGAGGCGAAGGAGGTGGCCGAGAGCGCCAACCGCGCCAAGTCGGAATTCCTCGCCAATATCAGCCACGAGCTCCGCACCCCGCTGAACGCGATCATCGGCTTTTCCGAGCTGATCATCGCCGAGACCATGGGGCCGATCGCCAAGCCCTATAAGGAATATCTGCAGGACGTCCTGAACAGCGGGCGCCATCTGCTCGAGGTCATCAACGACATCCTCGATCTCGCCAAGGCCGAGGCGGGCCAGCTCGACCTCAACGAAGAAGCGCTGGACCTGAAGAGCCTCATCGACGGCGTCGTGCGCCTGATGCGTGAGCGCGCGATGCGCAATGGCCTGCGCCTTTCCACGACCGTGGCGCCCGGCCTGCCGCCGTTCCGGGCGGATCCGCGCAAGCTCCGGCAGATCCTGCTCAACCTGATCTCGAACGCGGTCAAGTTCACGCCGGCCGGCGGCTCCGTCGATGTCGACGCCGTCTGCACGGCGGACGGCGACCTGCGCCTCAGCGTGATCGATACCGGCATCGGCATCGCGTCCGAGGATATCGCGGTCGCCTTGAAGCCGTTCGGCCAGGTCGACGGCACTCTGAGCCGCAAGTACGAGGGCACGGGCCTGGGATTGCCGCTGACCCGCGCCATGGTCGAGCTGCACAACGGCGAGATCCGGATCGAGAGCGAGCTCGACCGCGGCACGACCGTCACAATCCTGCTGCCGGCCGAGCGTTTCGATCTGTGGGACGATGGGGCGGCCGTGGAGCCGCCCCTATCCGGTTAGTTCAGGACGCGAGCGCCTTCACGCCCGGCAGCTCGCGGCCTTCGAGCCATTCGAGGAACGCGCCGCCGGCGGTCGAGACGTAGCTCAGCTTGTCGATGACGCCGGCATGCGCCATGGCTGAGACCGTGTCGCCGCCGCCCGCAACCGCGAGCAGCTTGCCCGCCTGGACGAGGCGCGCCACTTCCTGGGCAATCGCGTTGGTGCCTTCGTCGAACGGCGGGAACTCGAACGCGCCGACCGGCCCGTTCCACACCAGGGTCTTGGCGCCTTCGAGCTTCGCGACGATTGCCGCAACCGTCTTCGGTCCGGCGTCGAGGATCATGAGATCGGCCGGTACCCGGTCGATCGCCACGGTCTCCGTCGCCTGGCCGGCCGTGAGCTTGGCCGCGACCACCGCGTCCTCCGGCAGGACGATGGTGCAGCCGGCCTTGTCGGCCGCGGCGAAGATCGCCCTCGCCGTGTCGAGCATGTCGCGCTCGACCAGCGAGGTGCCGACTTCCGCGCCGCGCGCCAGCAGCATGGTGTTGGCCATGGCGCCGCCGATGACCAACAGGTCGACCTTGCCGACGAGCGAGTTCAAGAGGTCGAGCTTGGTCGAGACCTTGGAGCCGCCGACGATGGCGGCGACCGGCCGCTCGGGATGCTCGAGCGCCGCCCCGAGCGCCTCCAGCTCGGCCTGCATCAGGAGGCCGGCCGCCGACGGCAGCAGATGGGCGAGCGCCTCGGTCGAGGCATGGGCGCGGTGTGCCGCCGAGAAGGCGTCGTTGACGTAGAGGTCGCCGAGCTTCGCCAGCGCCGAGGCGAAGGCCGGGTCGTTGGTCTCCTCGCCCGGGTGGAAGCGCAGGTTCTCGAGCAGCGCGACCTCGCCGTCCTTCAGGGCGTCAACCACGCGCTCGGCTTCGGGGCCGATGCAATCGTCGCCGAACGCGATCTTGCGGCCGCCGAGCGCCGCCGACAGCGGCTCGGCCAGCTGCCCGAGCGAGGCCTCGGGCGCATGCCGGCCCTTGGGCCGGCCGAAATGGGACAGCAGCACGACGCGGGCGCCGGCCTTGGCGAGCTGCTCGATGGTCGGCACCAGGCGCTCGATGCGGGTCGCGTCGGTCACCTTGCCGTCCTGCATCGGGACGTTGAGATCGACCCGCACGAGCACGCGCTTGCCCGCGACGTCGAGCTGATCCAGCGTCTTGTATGCGACCATGTTGCGTCTCTCCGATGGCGATGAAGGAGGATAGGGGCCGTCCCGCGACGATACCCGCCGACCCCGTGCCATAGGCGGGGGGCTGCCCGCTGTCAACAACCGGCGGCGGGTTTCGTCACACCCGCTCTGCACGGGCCCGGCGTTGCGGGGCCGTACGCACCATCCTATTTCCTTGCGTCTGGTGTCATTTCCGGAGCGGCAGGATGGCGGACGACAGCGAAGGCCCGATCGAGGGCGCGCGGCAGAAGCTGATCGAGACGAAGCAGCGCTGGGCCGACGAGGGACGGCTCCTGACCGGCCGGACCGCACGGCCGGGCGTGGAGAGGCTGCCGCCGGGCCAGCGCGAGGTCAAGAACTGGCCGGTCCTGGACCTGGGCGTCCAGCCCGACGTGCGGCTCGACCGCTGGCATCTGCGCGTCTATGGCCTGGTCGAGAACCCGGTCGTCTGGGACTGGCAGCAATTCCTGGCCCAGCCGCAGAGCGACGACGTGTCGGACATGCATTGCGTCACCGCCTGGTCGCGCTTCGACAACCGTTGGCGCGGCGTGTCGGCGAAGTACTTGCTGTCGGTGGTGCGGCCCAAGCCCGAGGCGCGCTTCGTCGTATTCCACTCGTATGACGGCTACACGACGAACCTGCCGCTCGCCGATTTCGACGATGACGATGTGTTCCTGGTCCACCAGTGGCAGGGCGAGCCGCTGACGCGCGAGCACGGCGGCCCCGTGCGGGCGCTCGTGCCGAAGCTTTACCTGTGGAAGAGCGCCAAATGGCTGAGCCGCATCGAATTCATCGCGGCGGACCGCCCCGGCTTCTGGGAGGAGCGGGGCTACCATGGCCACGGCGATCCCTGGACCGAGGAACGCTATTCGGACTAAGCAGCATTCAAGCAACAAGGGAGAACCGCGCCATGAGCGCCTTCGATTTCTCGTTCATCTCGATCGACGGCCGGCCGATGCCGCTCGCAGCATATCGCGGCAAGGTGCTGCTGGTCGTGAATG
Protein-coding sequences here:
- the dapF gene encoding diaminopimelate epimerase, giving the protein MEPVPFAKMHGLGNDFVVIDGRVRPIRVSEAAAQAIGDRHTGVGFDQLIVLEPPQSADADVFMRILNSDGSEAGACGNATRCVVSKVLGESGRERIVIETISGLLPAERAAMGEITVDMGPARLDWRDVPLAEPMDTLAVPVGLPELGDATCSSMGNPHATFFVPDLDAVDMARLGPQLEHHRLFPARANIGFAQVVAPGRIRLQVWERGAGLTLACGSGACATLVAAARRGLTGRKAEILVKHGRLVIEWREDGHVLMTGPVATSFTGTLDPALFAGTN
- the mtaB gene encoding tRNA (N(6)-L-threonylcarbamoyladenosine(37)-C(2))-methylthiotransferase MtaB — encoded protein: MSGLPGAGLELLTFGCRLNIYESEVMRRLAGEAGLADAVIVNTCAVTAEAERQSRQAIRRAHRRRPEAPIIVTGCAAQLHPDRFAAMPEVARVLGNGEKLTAAAWDPGAAPLMVGDAQALSETASHLLDGFDGHARAFLQVQQGCDHRCTFCIIPLARGPNRSVPVGQIVAQAQALVEAGYRELVLTGVDLTAYGADLPGCPTLGQMVRRLLALVPALPRLRLSSLDPVEIDEDLWRLVAEEPRLMPHLHLSVQAGDDLVLKRMKRRHGRADVLKVADRARASRPGVALGADLIAGFPTESEAAFQRTLDLVDEAGLTHLHVFPFSARAETPAARMPPVPGDQVRERAARLRAKGAEVQAGFLARAVGTVAEVLMERGGIGHTAHYAPLRPDRPVAVGHLFRARVTAVDGDQLVGEVE
- the ftsY gene encoding signal recognition particle-docking protein FtsY, producing the protein MSEGGSWLQRLKRGLGRSSTKLSEGIVGIFTKRRLDDETLDELEELLIQADMGITIADEVTTRLRKTRFGQEVTPEEIRAALAEVIVELIDPIAKPLKIDAKLKPHVVLVVGVNGSGKTTTIGKFAKSYRDAGLKVHLAAGDTFRAAAVEQLKIWAERTGCPITTRPTGADAAGLALDAYNAAKAEGADLLLIDTAGRLQNRTDLMAELQKIVRVLKKGDPAAPHSVLLVLDATVGQNAHAQAETFRDMVGVTGIVMTKLDGTARGGVLVSLAERYGIPVHAIGVGETAEDLRPFEATAFARSLVGLEG
- a CDS encoding DUF2336 domain-containing protein encodes the protein MSKVERDDLEYLFELARDKTVAGRRMLVATIGDLFFSQHDVLTDRERSLMTEILRQLIHDVEVSVRRALAERLAEQPLAPSDLVVALANDEIEVAHPLLVNSDVLQDLELIEIIRNRTLEHQLAIGIRKSLSEEVADALVATESVDVIKTLLENHNARISQRTMEYLVEQSQRVDTYQNPLLRRPDLETTLAKRMYWWVSAALRSYILERYEVDPAELDETMESTVKALTENEGAQRPKAVELADELAARQEITPALIVKTLREGEVALFAALFGKFTGIRLQLVQRMLFEPGGEGLAIACKGSGIDKSTFASIYVLTRKARGRDSVNHLADMAGILGLYDRIKDDAAGMLLKKWQRDPNFLRAIWQIEQPQRAPTRH
- a CDS encoding PAS domain-containing sensor histidine kinase, whose amino-acid sequence is MSSLPRAEEKPLRAPAEPVAAAAESLDRLDAACRDVLDLVGLDFLARGGAILVTDPMGRVLWSNLAWRDLAQRLVPRADAAVLPPWPLAEVIRGLARGITHLREDAIETATGRETICSEHWGAFRADGTLVGIASAVSESSLTGRLKQQLAAAEDRLDDVARLVSDWIWETGPDLVLTAVSSRVNELLGFHPRELIGRHLLDLGRFVDDQGEPALSPLEALQPRPFRDKPFLMRHANGSERHCRMAGLPVFDPETGRFHGFRGTNRDVTAEAMALGMVAQSRTQLTQAIDSISDGFALFDNNERLLLCNQRFLAMYPRSAKRIHVGETFRTIVETSFECGDLADSDAARRLMAITLTDRARALGSIEYELADGRWIRATDRMTGDGSIVSIRTDITELKRREHALFEAKEVAESANRAKSEFLANISHELRTPLNAIIGFSELIIAETMGPIAKPYKEYLQDVLNSGRHLLEVINDILDLAKAEAGQLDLNEEALDLKSLIDGVVRLMRERAMRNGLRLSTTVAPGLPPFRADPRKLRQILLNLISNAVKFTPAGGSVDVDAVCTADGDLRLSVIDTGIGIASEDIAVALKPFGQVDGTLSRKYEGTGLGLPLTRAMVELHNGEIRIESELDRGTTVTILLPAERFDLWDDGAAVEPPLSG
- a CDS encoding phosphoglycerate kinase produces the protein MVAYKTLDQLDVAGKRVLVRVDLNVPMQDGKVTDATRIERLVPTIEQLAKAGARVVLLSHFGRPKGRHAPEASLGQLAEPLSAALGGRKIAFGDDCIGPEAERVVDALKDGEVALLENLRFHPGEETNDPAFASALAKLGDLYVNDAFSAAHRAHASTEALAHLLPSAAGLLMQAELEALGAALEHPERPVAAIVGGSKVSTKLDLLNSLVGKVDLLVIGGAMANTMLLARGAEVGTSLVERDMLDTARAIFAAADKAGCTIVLPEDAVVAAKLTAGQATETVAIDRVPADLMILDAGPKTVAAIVAKLEGAKTLVWNGPVGAFEFPPFDEGTNAIAQEVARLVQAGKLLAVAGGGDTVSAMAHAGVIDKLSYVSTAGGAFLEWLEGRELPGVKALAS
- a CDS encoding sulfite oxidase-like oxidoreductase — protein: MADDSEGPIEGARQKLIETKQRWADEGRLLTGRTARPGVERLPPGQREVKNWPVLDLGVQPDVRLDRWHLRVYGLVENPVVWDWQQFLAQPQSDDVSDMHCVTAWSRFDNRWRGVSAKYLLSVVRPKPEARFVVFHSYDGYTTNLPLADFDDDDVFLVHQWQGEPLTREHGGPVRALVPKLYLWKSAKWLSRIEFIAADRPGFWEERGYHGHGDPWTEERYSD